The window GTTAGGAATCTGCCGCGCGCCTCAGATCTCCGCGAGCCGCTTCAGCGATGCGCGAAAACCGAGGCTGCGATGGCCCGCGACCAGCACCGTGCCGAACACCTCGGCCCCCTCCTCGCTGAACGTTCCGGAGAAGCCGCTGGTCGCCTCTGCGCCGGCGAACAGCGGCCGAACGAGCGGATCGGCGAACGGCGAATGCTGGTTGGTGGCAAGCTCGCCCTTCCAGGTGCCGTTCTTCGACGTGCCGTTGCCGACCGTGTAGGAGCCGCGCGACCAGAAGTAAGGCCCGCCGCCGAGCAGCACGCCATCGCGCAAGATCAACACGCCGCTGTCGCGGCCCTTCACGCCGTCGAGCATGTGGATGTGGATGGAGTAGAGCCCGTTCTTCATGGATGCGTCCGCCGCAGGTGGCGACGATAGCGCGGGCCGATGGAAGCGTCGAGACGCGACGCGCCGCCTGTCGCCGCCCGGCGACCGGCTTTGTTCGGGCTTCACCGCCATTTCGTTCCCGGAGAACGAATCGGAATCGACGAAATCGATGCCGAGCAATTGCTAACGATTGGTTTGCGTCGCGCGAACGATCCTTCGATCACATCGACACCGTGGATGTCGCGCGTGGCGATGGCGCTCCAGGCAAAGGTCCGCGCGAAGCAGACCGCTGACTCGTTTTGAGACAAGCCGCACGTCGAAATCCAGGCAGCCGCGACATGTTCTGCATCCGACTCCAGTTCGTTCCCCCAGAACGAATCGGAGTCGAAAAAATGGGTGCGAGGCGAATCCTAACGATGGATAAAGACGCGACCGATCGTCCGAGGCAAATCCCTCAAGCCAAATCCTTCAAGCCGCGCGCTTGGCGGTGCCCTTCTCCGTAAAGCATTCGAGGATCTGGATGCGGAGCTCTTCCGCGGCAGGCCCCTCGACCTTCCTGAGTTGATTCCAGAGCCGGATCACTTCGCGCTGTTTCTCGACGGTCATGAGTCACCTCCAAAGCTGGCGACTCACTAGAACAAAATGAGAACAAAAAGTCCAGCCCTCGCGTGCGAATTCCCGTGCACGTCGCCTTGAACCTTTTCGGCGTCGCGAGGATCCAGCGCGAGGATTCTTGGAGGCTGGGGGATTTCAGCGCCCGGTCACAGGGCAGCGCAGCGCGGCGATGGACGAACATATTCCGTCACCGCGGCGCTGTTGCTTTTTGGATTTTCAACCTTAAGTTAAGGATATGGCTGACGGCCAGGCGCTGAAATCCCAATGCCGTCGGCAAGAGAACCCCGTGCGCAAGCGCGGGGTTTTTCTTTCGGGAAGCGGACTTGCGCGTTCGTCGCACCGGCGACGCGCGATGGCCGGATCAGACGGAGTCCTTGGCGACCTTCAGCGGCGAGGCCTTGACCGACTTGCTCGCCGGCTTGGCCGCGAACTGCATCGGCTCCTTGGTGAAGGGGTTGACGCCCATGCGGGCTTCGGTCGCAGGCTTGTTGACGACCGACATCTTCACGAAACCGGGAATAACGAACTCGCCGGACTCGTTGAGCTCCTTGTAGCCGACCGTCGCCATGTACTCGATGACCGACTTCACGTCGTTCTTCGCAAGCTGCGTGCCTTCGGCAATCGCATCGATCAACTGGGTCTTGGTCATCTTCGCCATGTCTGGAGTCCTTTTTTGGAAGGTCTGGAAGTCTGTGAATTTGGTGCGCGCGAGCCACGATGCAGCTCTGGCTGGGAAGCGGTAAAACTACGCAGCGCGCTGGGTTCATGCTTACGGCCATGAAGCGACCGGGCTTAGAGCCTATCGAGGCCAAAAAGGCAAGACGCAGTTCGGGGCAGGTTCCGCATCTTGGGGATTCGAGCCTGGCCGAGCATCCCGCTGAATTCCATGAAGGATGGGCTGAACGTATTCAGCTTGAACAGACACTTGAGATCGCGATCCCGCGACCCCGGAGGGAAGCATGGAGTGGATGGCGTCGCCGCCTTTGGACCGGTCTTCGGTTTTCTCGGCTATGCGTTCTGGCGAAGCCGAGGGACTCCGCCCAGCGGAAACCGCAGCGACGCCAGCGACGCCACTGACCTCACTCACCATTCAAATTGATTGGCGTCGGTCGATGGCCGTCAGCCCGGCCAAGGAGCGAGGGGAATAGCCCCGCCCCGTCAAGTCGAAGGCGCGACGTCAAAACCCACAGGCCTGCCGCAACGAGGGTTCTCTTTTGTGGCCATCTCCTGCATAATGCGGCATGGCTAAAACAAAAGTGACCTTCAAAACCGTCCGTATTGCGGACAACGACTGGAAAATCCTGGCGGACTACCCCGACCACGAGCAGCGCCAGATCACAGGGTTTACCAGCAAGGCAGACGCCGACGACTGGATCAACGGCGATCGCAAGATCGCATGGCTCCGCTCTCAGGGCTACGCCAAGTGACTTAGCTTCCAAGTAGCGTCGCTCTAAATAGCTTCCCTTCACCCTGACTTTTCCTTCAAGCGGCGTCGTTTCAAGCGACGTCGCTTTTGAATGCATCGCACACAATCCCGACCTCATCCTGAGGGCCCGCCGCAGGCGCGCGTCTCGAAGGATGGGCCGCGGGCGAACTGCTCGCCAAATTGCTCCCTCCTATGCGACAGCCCGCGTAACCTGTCATCTCATCGTGAAACTTGTGACTTGATCGATATTGTTCAGACTCTGGTAACCCAACGCCGCCACTCTCCTCATCAGTATCGTTGCGTTGGAGTACCCCACAGTGCTGAATTTTGACGAGCTGCGTGAACTCGCAGCCGATGTTCGCGTGTTTGTCGATGTCGCCGAGGACAAGGCCGAGGCGCTCAGGGCCGTCATCGCGGCCTATGACGTGGTGCTGGCGATCTTCCCGTCCGGCGACGGCATGGGCCTCCACGTCATCAAGGGCAAAGCGATCCTGGACCGAATTGCAAATTCACGGACGCAGGCGATCTACAGCCACACGGCGATCGCGGTCCCCGACCTCGAGCACGCGGAAGTGCTGAAGTACCTGACGGTCCCC is drawn from Bradyrhizobium diazoefficiens and contains these coding sequences:
- a CDS encoding GrlR family regulatory protein, whose amino-acid sequence is MKNGLYSIHIHMLDGVKGRDSGVLILRDGVLLGGGPYFWSRGSYTVGNGTSKNGTWKGELATNQHSPFADPLVRPLFAGAEATSGFSGTFSEEGAEVFGTVLVAGHRSLGFRASLKRLAEI
- a CDS encoding HU family DNA-binding protein encodes the protein MAKMTKTQLIDAIAEGTQLAKNDVKSVIEYMATVGYKELNESGEFVIPGFVKMSVVNKPATEARMGVNPFTKEPMQFAAKPASKSVKASPLKVAKDSV